ATGGAACAGTGCTGGCTCGCCACTCGTGGCAAGGGCTACGACCGGCTGACCAAGGGCGAGGCGCAGGTGCATCTGGAAGGCATCCGCGAACATTCGCGCAAGCCCGACCATTTCGCCGATGCGATCACAAGGCTGACCGGGGACGTGCCCAAGCTGGAATTGTTCGCGCGCGCTTCGCGGCCCGGCTGGAGCGTCTGGGGCAACCAGACCGACAAATTCGGGGAGGTGGCGTGATGCAAGCCCGTCTTACCATCGTAACCAACCATCCAGCCCGCGCCGTGCTGGCCGTCCTCGGCGTCGAGGCGGCGCCCGCCTGGGTGGCTGTCGTCACCACTCTTGCCGGCGTGCGGGATCTCGCTCCCGGGGCCAAGGTGATCGGGCAATGGTTCGAGCCGCGCAAGCACCGTTCGTCGCTCGAATGGGCGTTCCAGACGCGGCGGCTGCAAGGCGATCTCGTCGGCCTGTCGCTCGAGGATTGCGATCGTCTTGTCCAGTGGGCGGAACGCCATGGCGCGCGGGCGGGCATCGATTCGAGCCTCGCCGCCGCCACCGGCGGCATGGTGGTCAGTGAACGCAGGATCAACACCGCCGGAGGCGGCAAGCCCGACCGGGCGTCGGGCATCGTTGCCCGTCCCGTCCGGAGCGAAGCCGCAGGCGACAGCGCGAGGACAAACCAATGAGCGTTCATTTGCATGTCGGCAGCCCGGCCAGGGGGTTCCCGTCCGAGATCAAGCAGCTGGGCATCGTGGCGCTGTGGCAGGCCGGGTTCGATCATGACGAGATCGGCGCGATCGTGTCGCTGCATCCGGCCCGCGTGGCCACGGTGCTCGACCTTGTGCGCGCGCAGACCGGTGCGCTGCGCGCGGCCCCACCGGAGAAGATGCGATGAACGCCGGACTTGGAAGCTCATGGTTTGTCGGGCCGTTTCCGCACATTGCCGCGGTTGAGCCCGTGGGGTCGTTCGGCAGCCCGGAGGCGATCGCGCCGCATTTTGCGGCTCTGCCGATGGCGGAGCGGCAGAGCGCCGTGCTGATGATGCGCGAGCTGGGACTTGGCGACGGCCCGATCGCCGCGGCGGTCGATCTCCCGGTCGATGATGTCGCGCGGCTGGCCACGCGCTGCTGTCCGCCGGTCGGCATCAAGGGAGATCCCGACGACACGCGCGGCAGCCGCACCGCCTTGCTGCTCAAGCGGCCGGTGGACAGCGCCGCGGTGGATCGCACGCTCGACGATGCGCTGTTGACGATCGACGCGCTGCGGGTTGCAGCCGGTGCCGGGCCGGACGCGGGTTTCGAACTCACCAATGGCGAACTCTGCCAGGCCATGGGCTTCGGCATCGAGACCGCGCGGCGGCGCATGCAGGCGCTGGAAACGCGAGGGCTTATCGCCCGCACCCTGCGCCCCGGCCAGCATCAGCTGGTCGTCGTCACCCCCGTCGGCCACCGGCGGCTTTCCATCCTCAACCGGAGGGCGGCGCAATGATGGCCCATGTCGCCCGCGAGCCGCGCCCGCTCTACATCATCGCGCCGGATCTCTGGCAGTGCCGCCAGGCGGCGATCGCGCACGGGCTTGACCCGGAAACCATGGAAAACGTCCGCTCGATCACCGACGCCTACCAGCTGCGCGGCACGCGGCCGGGCACGCCCTTCATCACCCATGGCCGGGACACCTGGGTGAAGGCCATGGCGAACGTGCACGCGCTCGATACGGCCATCGACCTGCTGGTGCGCACCGGGCGTTTGCGGGTGGCATCGAGCGATGACCTGGCCGCGGTGCAGGGCGAAAGCGTGGGGGCGGGGCAGTGACCCGCCCGCTGATCATCGACTGTTTCGCCGGCGGTGGCGGGGCTTCCACCGGCATCGAGATGGCGCTGGGGCGCTCGCCGGATTATGCCATCAACCACGATCCGGTGGCCGTCGCCATGCATGCGGTCAACCACCCGGATTCGGTGCATCTGTGCCAGAACGTCTACCAGGTCGACCCCCTCGACCATTTCAATCGCGCCCATATCGGGTTTGCGTGGTTTTCGCCCGACTGCAAGCACTTTTCCAAGGCCAAGGGCGGCGCGCCGGTACAGCGGAACATCCGCGACCTGGCATGGATCATCCCCGGCTGGATCGAGCGGATCCAGAAATCGGGCGGCAGGGTCGACGTGGTGGCGATCGAGAATGTCGAGGAATTCCAGACATGGGGCCCGCTGCTGACCACCGACAAGGGGCTGGTGCCCGATCCGGAACGCAAGGGCGAGACATTCAAGGCTTGGTGCAAAAAGCTCAAACAGCTCGGCGGCAGGATCGAATGGCGCGAACTGCGCGCCTGCGACTATGGAGCGCCGACGATCCGCAAGCGGGTGTTCATCATCATCCGGTTTGACGGCAAGAAAATCGTCTGGCCGGAGCCGAGCCACGGCAAGCCGGACAGCGACGAGGTGAAATCCGGCAGGTTGCAGCCCTGGCTGACCGCCGGGCATGACGTGATCGACTGGGACATTGCCTGTCCGTCGATCTTCGACACGCGGGCGATGATCCTCGAACGCTATGGCCTGCGCGCCGTGCGGCCCCTCGCCGACAACACGATGGCGCGGGTGGCGCGGGGCATCAAGCGCTACGTGCTCGACGCTCATCTCCCGTTTCTGGTCAACCTGACCCACGGGGCGCGCCTGGAAGGCGTCGACGATCCGCTGCGCACCGTGACCTGCGCCAACCGGGGCGAGAAGGCCGTGGTGTCTCCGACCATGGTGTCGATTGCCCACGGCGACAGCGGCGGGCGGCGGGAATATCCGGTTGATGAGCCGTATCACACCGTGACGGTGGGTGGCGTGCAGCATGCAGTGGTCGCGCCATCGCTGACCCGGTTCAATTCAGGCGCCACCGGCGCGGGGATGGATGAACCTGTGCCGACAGTGACGGCCAACAGCTTTCAAAAGCGCCCCGGCGGCGCGGCTCCGCTCGGCGTCGTAGCGCCGGTGCTGGCCGGATGCGGCGGACGGGCAGGGCAGAGCCGCCCGCGCGGCGGCGACGAACCCATGGCGACGGTGACCGCCAAGGCCGATACATGCGTCGCGGCGCCGCACCTGATGACCATGCGCAACGCCGGCAAGCCATTCCAGGGCGCGGACGAACCCACACACACTGTGACCGCCGGCGGAGCCGGGCTGACCTGTGTTGCGGCTTCGCTGGCACAGACCGGCTATGGCGAGCGGGAAGGGCAGAACCCTCGCTCGCTCGATCCTGCCGCGCCGCTCGGCACCGTGGTGGCCGGTGGCGTGAAACATGCGCCGGTGGCGGCCTACATGGCGCAGCACAACAATGACAGCCGCCGCATCGGCGGGGTCAATCCGGGCCGGGCCGCCGATGATCCGGTGTCGACCGTCACGGCTTCGGGCGCGCAACAGGGCGTTGTCGCGGCCAGCATGCTTTCGATGAAGGGTAGCGAGCGCCGGGCCAGCGGGGCGGACGAACCGGCACGGGTGGCCTGCACCGGAGGCGGGCAGGCGGCGGTGGTGGCGGCTCATGTGACGCGCCAGTTTGGCGCATCCGTCGGCCATGACGCCAGCGAGCCGACCGGCACAATAACGACCGATGTCAACAAGACCGGCGTCGTGGCCGGTGCGCTGGTCAAGTATTACGGCACCGGCGACGGGCAGGAGGCGACAGAGCCGTTGCACACCGTGACCACCAAGGACCGGTTCTGCCTGACCCGGGCGGCGCTGGCGGCTCCGCCCTTCGGGCCGGAGCACCATGAGCGGGCCCGCGAGGTGGCGGCGTTCCTGCGCGCCCATGGCTTCTGGGATGAGCGCGAATTCGTCACCATCGACGTGGCCACCGACGCCGGCATGGTGACGCTGGTGATGGTCGACATCGGCCTGCGCATGCTGATCCCGCGCGAGCTGTTCAACGCGCAAGGGTTCCCGCACGGCTACCGGATCGACCGCGATCTTGAGGGCCGCGTGTTCTCGCAATCCGACCAGGTGGGCCGCGCCGGCAACAGCGTCTGCCCTCCCTTAGCGGAGGCGATCACGCGGGCCAACGTCCCGCATCTGGCGGCATTTGCCGAGGCCGCCGAATGAGCGAGATCCTCGACCTCTTCGTCGCCCGCGCCCGCGAGGTCACGCTTGCCGAAGGCGCGCCGCGGCTGGGGCTGGCGCTTTCGGGCCGGAAGGCCGAGCAGGCGATGCCGTGCCCGCGCTGCGGCGGCAAGGACCGGTTTGCGCTCAACACCGCCAAGAACAAGTGGAACTGCAGGGGCGGCTCGGTCGGCGGCAATGACGCGATCGGCATGGCGGCACATCTCAAGGGTCTCGATCTCAATCGCCGCGAGGAATTCCTCGAGGCCTGCGGCCTGGTGCTGGGCGAGGCTGTGCCCGACGGGGCGGAGCGGATCAGCGATGAGCGGCGCGCCGAACTCCGCGCCGAGGCCGAGGCGCTTCAGGCGCGGGCGGAGGCGGAGGCTGAGGAGCGCGACAAGGCGTCGGGCGAATTCCGCGAGAAGGAACTGGCCAGGTGCCGCGGCATTTACGATGCGGCTTATCCCGGAATCGGCGGCACCGATGCGGCGCGTTATCTGGCGGTGCGGTCGGGCCTGCCGCTCGATTGCATGGTCCTGCTGCATGCGGCGCGGTTCGTCGAAAAGCTCACCTATTGGCACGGCAGGGACGAGCGCGGCTTTGCCCGCGACATCTGGTGCGGACCTGCCATGGTGCTGCCCTTCGTCGATGGCGCGGGAGAGATCATCGGCATCCACCAGACATGGATCGACGCGAGCAACGCGCCGAAACACCGCCCCTTGCTCTACGGCCTGACCCGGGCCGGCGCGGAGGCCGGGCGCGAAGACCGCGCCGGGCCGCCCACGCAGCATTGGCCGGCGCCGGCCGATCTCGATGCCGGCTTCTATGAGGCCCTGCCGACCAAGAAGATGCGCGGCACCAAGAAGGGCGGGCTGCTGCCGATCGCCGGCGACATGAGCGCCACGCGCTGGGTGGTGGGCGAGGGCATCGAGAATGTCTGCGCCTGGCTCGGCAAGGAGTTCCGCCAGGACGAGGAACTGGCGCGATCGACCTTCTACGCCGCCGCCGGCGACATCGGCAATCTGGCCGGTGCTGCGGCCCGCACCGGGCGCTGGAAGCACCCGAGCGAGACGAAGATCGACGCCAAGGGCGTGGCCCGGCCGGTGATGCTGCCAAGCCCGGACCCCGACCCGGAGAAGCTTGATGAGGGCTTTCCGGTTGGTCCGCACATTGCCGAGATCCTGCTGCTCGGCGACGGCGATTCCGAGCCTTACTGGACGGCCACGATGATGGCGCGCGCCCAGGCCCGCGCCCGGCTGCTGGCGCCCGAGGCCCGGGTGCCGGTGCTGTGGCCGCCGGCGGGCAAGGACTGGGCGGAGACGATACTCGATGGGCTGAGGGGTGAAGTGGCGTGAAAGAAATAACCAGGCCTCTGTTGCGCTGGCATGGCGGCAAATGGCTGCTGGCGCCATGGATCATCGGCCATTTTCCCGACCATCGGGTCTATGTCGAACCGTATGGCGGGGCGGGCTCGGTGCTGCTGCGCAAGCAGCGGGCCTATGCCGAGATTTACAACGATCTTGATGACGAGGTGGTCAACCTGTTTTGCGTGCTGCGGGACGACAAGGCGGCGGCGCAATTGCGGCTCAAGCTGGAGCTGACGCCGTTTTCCCGCACTGACTTCGAACAGGCATGGGATGTCTGCACCGATCCGGTGGAGCGCGCGCGGCGGCTGATTGCGCGGTCCTTCATGGGTTTCGGTTCCAACGCCCATTCCGATATGGGCCGTGGCCACAAGACCACCGGCTTCCGGGCGTCATCCATGCGCAGCGGCACCACGCCGGCGCGCGACTGGGAGAACTATCCGGACGGCCTGCCGGCGATTGTCGAGCGGTGGCGCGGCGTCATCATCGAGCGCCGTCCGGCCCTGCAGATCATGGCAAGCCACGACAGCCCGGAGACGCTGCACTATGTCGACCCGCCCTATCTCCCCGAGACACGAAACCGGCGAAACCCGCATGATCCGAAGCATCGATACCGCCACGAAATGAATGTCGACGATCATGTCGAACTGCTCGAGGCGTTGCGCGGCCTGGCGGGGATGGTGGTCCTGTCGGGTTATCCGGCGAAGCTTTACGACAATTCAATGCCGGACTGGCGGCGGGTTGAGCGCCTGGCGCTGGCAGATGGCGCGCGCGAGCGGACCGAAGTGCTGTGGATCAACCCGGCCTGTGCCGCGCGCCTTGATGCGCGCGCCGGCGGTGCGGGCTCTCCGCTGTTTGCCGAGGTCGCACAATGAACCAGCACATACCGCCCGCCGTCCAGGCCATGCTTGACGCCATGGGGCATCAGCCGCCTGATGATGCGCCCGGTGATGTGCATGCATCCAAATCCCCGGACCCCTCTTTGGGCTTGGCTCGCGGTGGTGAAACTGGTGCCATGCGCAAAAAACCGGACAACGGCAGGAAAAAGGGCGCTTTTTCGCGTGATCCTGATCAACCGTCGCTGGCCGACATCGTCGAGGCCTGTTCGCTCCTCGATCATTCCGACACCGACAACGCCAAGCGGCTGCTTTCCCATTTCGGCTCCGACCTGCTGGTGGTCACGCAATCCAAGGCCAAGAGCCCGTTCTATGCGGTGTGGACCGGGGCGAGCTGGGACACCGACAATGGCGGCCCACGGGCGCTGGCGCTGGCGCAGCAGCTCGGCGACCTGATCATGATGGAGGTCGAGCATCTCGGCCCGACGCCGGATGAGCAGTCCGCGCTCGACGCCGGCGGCCAGTTTCTGGACAAGCCTGACGAGGATCTCGGCAAGGCCGAGACAAAGGCCAAGCGCATGGCCGAGGAGGCTGCGAAGACGTGGGGGAAACGCCGCGCCGCTCGGGCCTCCTTTGCCGTCGGTTCGAAGAACCTGGCGAAGATGAACGCCATGCTCTCCTGCGCAGCGCCGCACATCATGCGAGATCCGGACGATTTCAACGCCGATCGTTATTCCTTCGCCACGCTCAACCACACGATCAAGTTCGGGCGGCGGACGGTGGTGGTGCCGGCGCAGTCCGACGCCCAGGAGGATGGCGAAGAGATCCGCGCCGTGGTCGATGTGCGCAAGGGGCACAGCCGCGAGGATCTGATTACGCAACTGGTGCCGGTTGAATTCGATCCCGATGCGGCGTGCCCGAAATGGGAGGCGTTTCTCACCCAGATGCTGCCCGACCCGCTGGTGCGCAAGCTGGTGCAGATCGCCTTCGCACTCGGCCTGGTCGGCGTCACCGTGCAGAAGCTGTTTTTCCACTACGGCTCGGGCGCCAACGGCAAGTCGGTCGCCATGGAGGTGATCTGCCGGCTCCTGGGCTCGGCCTCGGTGACGCTGCCCGCCACCTCCTTCATCGGCGAAAGCAACACCGGCGGCTCGGCCTCGCCCGATATCGCCCGGCTCTACGGGCGGCGATTCCTACGC
The DNA window shown above is from Hoeflea phototrophica DFL-43 and carries:
- a CDS encoding DNA cytosine methyltransferase; protein product: MTRPLIIDCFAGGGGASTGIEMALGRSPDYAINHDPVAVAMHAVNHPDSVHLCQNVYQVDPLDHFNRAHIGFAWFSPDCKHFSKAKGGAPVQRNIRDLAWIIPGWIERIQKSGGRVDVVAIENVEEFQTWGPLLTTDKGLVPDPERKGETFKAWCKKLKQLGGRIEWRELRACDYGAPTIRKRVFIIIRFDGKKIVWPEPSHGKPDSDEVKSGRLQPWLTAGHDVIDWDIACPSIFDTRAMILERYGLRAVRPLADNTMARVARGIKRYVLDAHLPFLVNLTHGARLEGVDDPLRTVTCANRGEKAVVSPTMVSIAHGDSGGRREYPVDEPYHTVTVGGVQHAVVAPSLTRFNSGATGAGMDEPVPTVTANSFQKRPGGAAPLGVVAPVLAGCGGRAGQSRPRGGDEPMATVTAKADTCVAAPHLMTMRNAGKPFQGADEPTHTVTAGGAGLTCVAASLAQTGYGEREGQNPRSLDPAAPLGTVVAGGVKHAPVAAYMAQHNNDSRRIGGVNPGRAADDPVSTVTASGAQQGVVAASMLSMKGSERRASGADEPARVACTGGGQAAVVAAHVTRQFGASVGHDASEPTGTITTDVNKTGVVAGALVKYYGTGDGQEATEPLHTVTTKDRFCLTRAALAAPPFGPEHHERAREVAAFLRAHGFWDEREFVTIDVATDAGMVTLVMVDIGLRMLIPRELFNAQGFPHGYRIDRDLEGRVFSQSDQVGRAGNSVCPPLAEAITRANVPHLAAFAEAAE
- a CDS encoding DUF7146 domain-containing protein — translated: MSEILDLFVARAREVTLAEGAPRLGLALSGRKAEQAMPCPRCGGKDRFALNTAKNKWNCRGGSVGGNDAIGMAAHLKGLDLNRREEFLEACGLVLGEAVPDGAERISDERRAELRAEAEALQARAEAEAEERDKASGEFREKELARCRGIYDAAYPGIGGTDAARYLAVRSGLPLDCMVLLHAARFVEKLTYWHGRDERGFARDIWCGPAMVLPFVDGAGEIIGIHQTWIDASNAPKHRPLLYGLTRAGAEAGREDRAGPPTQHWPAPADLDAGFYEALPTKKMRGTKKGGLLPIAGDMSATRWVVGEGIENVCAWLGKEFRQDEELARSTFYAAAGDIGNLAGAAARTGRWKHPSETKIDAKGVARPVMLPSPDPDPEKLDEGFPVGPHIAEILLLGDGDSEPYWTATMMARAQARARLLAPEARVPVLWPPAGKDWAETILDGLRGEVA
- a CDS encoding DNA adenine methylase — encoded protein: MKEITRPLLRWHGGKWLLAPWIIGHFPDHRVYVEPYGGAGSVLLRKQRAYAEIYNDLDDEVVNLFCVLRDDKAAAQLRLKLELTPFSRTDFEQAWDVCTDPVERARRLIARSFMGFGSNAHSDMGRGHKTTGFRASSMRSGTTPARDWENYPDGLPAIVERWRGVIIERRPALQIMASHDSPETLHYVDPPYLPETRNRRNPHDPKHRYRHEMNVDDHVELLEALRGLAGMVVLSGYPAKLYDNSMPDWRRVERLALADGARERTEVLWINPACAARLDARAGGAGSPLFAEVAQ
- a CDS encoding DNA primase family protein, yielding MNQHIPPAVQAMLDAMGHQPPDDAPGDVHASKSPDPSLGLARGGETGAMRKKPDNGRKKGAFSRDPDQPSLADIVEACSLLDHSDTDNAKRLLSHFGSDLLVVTQSKAKSPFYAVWTGASWDTDNGGPRALALAQQLGDLIMMEVEHLGPTPDEQSALDAGGQFLDKPDEDLGKAETKAKRMAEEAAKTWGKRRAARASFAVGSKNLAKMNAMLSCAAPHIMRDPDDFNADRYSFATLNHTIKFGRRTVVVPAQSDAQEDGEEIRAVVDVRKGHSREDLITQLVPVEFDPDAACPKWEAFLTQMLPDPLVRKLVQIAFALGLVGVTVQKLFFHYGSGANGKSVAMEVICRLLGSASVTLPATSFIGESNTGGSASPDIARLYGRRFLRVKELPVGEDLKENLVKEVTGGEAITARDLHQGYFDFDPLFTPHMSGNGYPRITGMDNGIWRRMCVVHWPVQLSADQQRDFEDVMGEFETEFPGILNWLIDGMRMFLEEGLVIPDAVARATQDYRDEMDPTAAFCAACVRIAPGERLTAKDFYHAYVNYTVDQGGKPISLTRFGLIMKRKFEREEGRTNHYLGVALENVPRGEGDGGGAPPSHWDEIPPI